In the genome of Candidatus Moraniibacteriota bacterium, one region contains:
- a CDS encoding ComF family protein translates to MQLFQHLLFLGKEMLFPRFCSLCHKEGCFLCESCFLTISKGRRQSQVCGHCGARETPEGQICFSCAGSIPHDGIFAALHYSDPRVSHLVHLFKYRFIQDLGSSLGKILALALLQSEVSLPDAIIPVPLHPRRERWRGWNQADILAQALTKNMPQDIVPPILDDILIRTKFTAPQMSLQSRDLRQENIAGAFQLTPNIQTKTGKADIIGKSIWLVDDVAASGATLAACAKALKEHGAKKIFGIVVAR, encoded by the coding sequence ATGCAACTCTTTCAGCATCTCCTTTTTCTTGGAAAGGAGATGCTTTTTCCTCGTTTCTGCAGCTTGTGTCACAAAGAAGGGTGCTTCTTATGCGAATCGTGCTTCTTGACCATTTCAAAAGGACGACGCCAATCTCAAGTATGCGGACACTGCGGCGCGCGCGAAACGCCCGAAGGACAGATCTGTTTCTCCTGCGCAGGCAGCATTCCTCATGATGGCATATTCGCCGCGCTCCATTACAGTGATCCGCGCGTATCGCACCTCGTTCACCTCTTCAAATACCGATTCATACAAGACCTCGGGTCATCCCTTGGAAAGATTCTTGCACTTGCACTCCTTCAATCGGAGGTTTCACTCCCCGATGCCATAATTCCCGTTCCGCTTCATCCGCGGCGCGAACGCTGGCGCGGATGGAATCAAGCTGATATCCTCGCTCAGGCACTCACAAAAAATATGCCACAAGATATTGTGCCACCAATTCTCGATGATATTCTCATTCGAACAAAATTCACTGCACCGCAAATGTCATTGCAGAGCAGAGACCTCCGCCAAGAAAATATCGCAGGAGCCTTCCAACTCACTCCGAACATACAAACAAAAACCGGCAAGGCAGACATCATCGGAAAATCCATATGGCTGGTAGACGATGTAGCCGCATCGGGCGCGACCCTAGCAGCGTGCGCAAAAGCTCTCAAAGAACACGGCGCCAAAAAAATATTCGGCATTGTTGTCGCACGATAA
- a CDS encoding flippase-like domain-containing protein yields the protein MKTALRKRLSFFLKLLVSSGFVLWLVWRINWAEVVRRISEVDLPFLSLYICILLAGIAISSRKWQTIARSKGFDRPYRDFFRAYLTGTFINNFLPSTIGGDTYRTLWLGKRDGKLSPALSTALFDRFTGIWAAMVFAIIFSLFHLKLVFANPFWLFLDIAILGSLSFDFALPVLRKMPSAHFFLGKLPERVQRLIREVMRYPFRRTTVPVLGWSLLFNLVGVGLANLVLFRALGGEVHVIEYLGVIFLVTIVSNIPISINNIGVKEWAYATFFGYLGTSVEAAVAVAVTSRFIQMIVSFSAIPFYLRSRDILGRDAE from the coding sequence ATGAAAACAGCTCTCCGAAAACGACTCTCTTTTTTCTTGAAACTCTTGGTGTCGAGCGGGTTTGTTCTGTGGCTCGTATGGCGTATCAACTGGGCGGAGGTTGTTCGGAGAATTTCGGAAGTGGATTTGCCGTTTCTTTCCCTCTACATCTGCATTCTTCTTGCGGGCATCGCAATTTCGTCGAGAAAATGGCAAACTATCGCGCGATCCAAGGGATTTGATCGCCCGTACCGAGATTTCTTTCGTGCGTACCTTACGGGTACGTTTATTAATAATTTTCTTCCTTCAACTATCGGTGGCGATACGTATCGGACGCTGTGGCTTGGAAAACGGGACGGAAAATTGTCGCCGGCACTCTCTACGGCGCTCTTTGATCGGTTTACGGGAATTTGGGCGGCGATGGTGTTTGCTATTATTTTTTCGTTATTCCATTTGAAGCTGGTGTTTGCAAACCCGTTCTGGCTTTTCTTGGATATCGCCATACTTGGCTCGCTTTCGTTTGATTTCGCTCTGCCGGTTCTTCGGAAAATGCCATCCGCCCATTTTTTTTTAGGGAAACTTCCGGAACGCGTGCAGCGATTGATTCGGGAAGTGATGCGCTATCCGTTTCGTCGGACGACGGTTCCGGTGCTGGGGTGGTCGCTTTTGTTTAACCTTGTCGGTGTGGGACTTGCAAACCTCGTGCTCTTTCGGGCGCTGGGTGGCGAGGTGCATGTGATTGAGTATCTCGGTGTTATTTTCTTAGTGACAATTGTCTCGAATATTCCGATCAGTATCAATAATATCGGCGTAAAAGAGTGGGCGTATGCTACATTCTTCGGGTATCTTGGCACCTCTGTCGAGGCGGCGGTCGCCGTTGCTGTGACGAGTCGGTTTATACAGATGATCGTGAGCTTCTCCGCTATTCCCTTCTATCTCCGTTCACGGGATATTTTGGGTCGAGATGCTGAGTGA
- a CDS encoding glycosyltransferase: MKLLIHNYEYPPLGGGAGNATEYMLREFAVFSDMEIVLVTSSVDGVHRTEYPAPNIKIERLPVGKKDGARDLHFQSKANLLAYSWKSWMFSRQLLKREQFDCMHAFFSVPSGLVMRLLSMEFHLPYIVSLRGSDVPGYSERFKNLYLFLRPVTRFIWRNAAKVIANSEGLRTLALLTESSRDIAVVRNGVDIKEFFSVPRNYSDGVSEPFQVLAIARLTPRKGLRSLLEAMHLLKNSEKRRFLLDIAGDGHERESLEAFVAEHDLSDRVRFVGRVPHNEVVPLYHRAHVYVLPSLNEGMSNNVLEALACGLPIITTDTGGTRELVEDGVNGCIVRMRDSKHIAEKIAFLASHSDEAKRYGEESRRRAESLGWNEVAKAYRVSYEEAISSKS, translated from the coding sequence GTGAAACTCCTCATTCATAATTATGAGTATCCGCCGTTGGGAGGCGGAGCGGGGAATGCGACGGAGTACATGCTTCGGGAGTTTGCGGTGTTCTCGGATATGGAGATTGTGCTGGTGACGTCGTCAGTTGACGGTGTTCACCGGACGGAATATCCGGCGCCGAATATCAAGATAGAGCGGCTCCCGGTCGGGAAGAAAGATGGCGCGCGCGATCTTCATTTTCAGTCGAAGGCGAATCTGCTTGCGTATTCTTGGAAGTCGTGGATGTTTTCACGGCAGCTCTTGAAGCGGGAGCAGTTCGATTGTATGCATGCGTTTTTTTCGGTTCCATCGGGGTTGGTGATGCGTCTGCTTTCTATGGAGTTTCATCTCCCGTATATCGTATCGTTGCGCGGTTCGGATGTGCCTGGGTATAGCGAGCGATTTAAGAATCTCTACCTCTTCTTGCGTCCGGTGACGCGGTTTATTTGGCGGAACGCGGCGAAGGTAATCGCAAACAGCGAGGGACTTCGGACACTCGCGCTCCTTACGGAGTCGTCGCGAGATATTGCGGTCGTGCGCAATGGTGTTGATATCAAGGAATTTTTCTCGGTTCCGAGGAATTATTCAGACGGTGTCTCCGAGCCATTTCAGGTATTGGCTATTGCGCGTCTCACGCCTCGAAAGGGTTTGCGGTCATTGCTCGAGGCGATGCATTTGTTGAAAAATTCGGAGAAGAGGCGATTTCTCTTGGATATCGCCGGCGATGGGCATGAACGCGAGTCGCTCGAGGCGTTTGTGGCGGAGCATGACCTTTCTGATCGGGTGCGATTTGTCGGGCGGGTGCCGCACAATGAAGTGGTGCCGCTCTATCATCGGGCACATGTGTACGTACTACCCTCTCTCAATGAGGGGATGAGCAATAACGTGCTTGAAGCGCTTGCCTGCGGACTCCCGATTATTACGACGGATACCGGCGGGACACGCGAATTGGTAGAAGACGGTGTGAACGGTTGCATTGTCCGTATGCGCGACTCGAAACATATCGCTGAAAAAATTGCGTTTCTTGCGTCGCATTCGGATGAAGCGAAGCGATACGGTGAAGAGAGTCGGCGCCGTGCCGAGAGCTTGGGTTGGAATGAAGTGGCAAAGGCGTATCGGGTATCTTACGAAGAAGCGATATCTTCAAAATCATGA
- a CDS encoding UDP-glucose/GDP-mannose dehydrogenase family protein: protein MKLTFVGAGYVGLVSGACMAEIGHTVVCADVDAKKIAKLKRGGIPIYEFGLEELVKENVRQGRLSFTTDIGKAIRESEAVFSGVGTPPDPKTGEADLQYVFAVAEAFGKNLNEYKVLVNKSTVPVGTADRVREIVMQSSDGTQEFDVVSNPEFLREGTAVKDFLNPDRVIVGTESERAWAIMERIYRPVARAGRPIIQTDVKSAEIIKYASNSFLATKISFINEIANFCAIVGGNAKEVARGMGFDTRIGSRFLSAGIGYGGSCFPKDVKALLHTGTEYGYEFTILEAVRAANEKQKLLPINFLKKSLKTLKGKRIALWGLSFKPRTDDVREAPALLIIDTLLKSGASVVAFDPVATENAKAVLKSNARLKFSKDQYSAADGADALVVATEWDEFRTADFADLQKRMRGTVIVDGRNIFRRSEAEAAGFTYFGVGV, encoded by the coding sequence ATGAAACTCACGTTTGTCGGGGCGGGATATGTCGGATTGGTGTCGGGCGCGTGCATGGCGGAGATCGGACATACGGTGGTATGTGCGGATGTGGATGCGAAGAAGATTGCAAAGTTGAAGCGTGGCGGGATTCCTATCTATGAATTCGGACTCGAAGAACTCGTGAAGGAGAATGTGCGGCAGGGGAGACTTTCTTTTACGACTGATATCGGGAAGGCAATTCGCGAATCGGAAGCGGTTTTCAGCGGGGTGGGGACGCCGCCCGATCCCAAGACGGGAGAGGCGGATTTGCAGTATGTTTTTGCGGTCGCTGAGGCGTTTGGGAAAAATCTGAACGAATACAAGGTGCTTGTGAACAAGTCGACGGTGCCGGTTGGGACAGCGGATCGCGTGCGCGAGATTGTGATGCAATCGAGTGATGGCACGCAGGAATTCGACGTCGTGTCGAATCCGGAATTTCTGCGCGAGGGAACGGCGGTTAAGGATTTCTTGAACCCTGATCGCGTGATTGTCGGTACGGAATCAGAGCGAGCTTGGGCGATTATGGAGCGGATCTATCGGCCGGTTGCGCGTGCCGGCAGGCCCATTATCCAGACCGATGTGAAGAGTGCGGAAATTATCAAATATGCATCCAACTCGTTCTTGGCAACAAAGATTTCTTTTATCAATGAAATTGCGAACTTTTGCGCGATTGTCGGCGGAAACGCCAAAGAAGTGGCACGCGGCATGGGGTTTGATACACGTATCGGATCGCGCTTTCTCTCTGCGGGTATCGGCTATGGCGGCTCGTGCTTCCCGAAGGATGTGAAAGCGCTTCTTCATACCGGTACGGAGTACGGCTACGAGTTTACTATTCTTGAAGCGGTGCGTGCGGCAAATGAAAAGCAGAAACTTTTGCCTATCAATTTCCTCAAGAAGTCGCTCAAGACTTTGAAGGGTAAGCGAATAGCGCTCTGGGGACTTTCATTTAAACCGCGAACGGATGATGTGCGTGAAGCGCCAGCTCTGCTCATTATCGACACTCTTCTTAAGAGCGGCGCTTCCGTGGTTGCTTTTGATCCGGTAGCGACCGAAAATGCCAAGGCGGTCTTGAAAAGCAATGCCCGGTTGAAGTTTTCCAAAGATCAATATAGCGCGGCAGATGGCGCGGACGCACTCGTCGTGGCGACTGAATGGGATGAATTTCGTACGGCGGATTTCGCCGATCTGCAAAAGCGCATGCGCGGCACGGTGATCGTTGACGGACGCAACATTTTCCGCCGAAGCGAAGCCGAAGCTGCCGGGTTTACGTACTTTGGTGTGGGAGTGTAA
- a CDS encoding glycosyltransferase family 2 protein, whose amino-acid sequence METDSGRVRYSVVVPLYNEEGNVEELHRRIKESLEKLGELYEIIFVDDGSRDATLEKCHALSPLTLVVFRKNFGQSAAFDAGFKRATGDIVITMDGDLQNDPADIPLLLAKLDEGYDVVSGWRVKRQDSLSKKIFSRGANMLRTILIHDNIHDSGCSLKAFRRECFEDFDLFGEMHRFIPALLEIKGFRVAEVPVSHHPRVHGVTKYNWKRSVKGFVDMLAVWFWRKYSHRPVHLFGGGGFLLSILGSGILFWMFVEKVFFGASLSDRIWPMIGVFLLLAGIQLFIFGLMTDMMIRAYYRSHHSMNYGIREVIERK is encoded by the coding sequence ATGGAAACAGATTCCGGGCGGGTTCGGTATTCGGTTGTTGTTCCGCTTTATAACGAAGAGGGGAATGTCGAGGAACTCCATCGGCGCATCAAGGAATCCTTGGAGAAGCTCGGTGAGTTATATGAGATCATCTTTGTCGATGACGGGTCGAGGGACGCGACGCTCGAGAAATGCCATGCGCTTTCGCCACTTACGCTCGTGGTATTCCGCAAGAACTTCGGACAGAGCGCGGCGTTTGACGCAGGTTTCAAGCGGGCGACGGGCGATATTGTGATTACGATGGACGGCGATTTGCAGAATGATCCGGCTGATATCCCGCTTCTTCTTGCGAAGCTCGACGAGGGCTATGATGTGGTCTCCGGATGGCGGGTGAAGCGGCAAGATTCTTTGAGCAAGAAGATCTTTTCGCGCGGCGCGAACATGCTGCGTACCATTCTCATTCACGACAATATTCACGATTCGGGCTGCAGTCTCAAAGCGTTTCGAAGGGAATGTTTCGAGGACTTCGATCTCTTTGGTGAGATGCATCGGTTTATTCCGGCGCTTCTTGAGATTAAGGGTTTCCGTGTGGCGGAGGTGCCGGTTTCGCACCATCCGCGCGTGCATGGCGTCACCAAATACAACTGGAAGCGGAGCGTGAAGGGATTTGTCGACATGCTCGCCGTGTGGTTCTGGCGGAAGTACTCGCATCGCCCGGTGCACCTCTTCGGCGGCGGCGGCTTTTTGCTTTCTATCTTGGGATCGGGGATTCTCTTTTGGATGTTTGTGGAGAAAGTCTTCTTTGGCGCATCGCTTTCGGATCGCATTTGGCCTATGATCGGCGTCTTCTTGCTTCTTGCGGGCATTCAGCTCTTTATTTTTGGTCTCATGACGGATATGATGATTCGTGCGTACTACAGAAGTCATCATTCGATGAATTACGGTATTCGAGAAGTGATCGAACGGAAATAA
- the dnaK gene encoding molecular chaperone DnaK translates to MAKILGIDLGTTNSAMAFVEGGSPTIVENKEGNRTTPSMVAVSKTGERLVGLLAKRQAVTNPENTLFSIKRLIGRRFDDEEVERDKKTLPYKIVKAGEGVKVVMGSKEYSPQEISAMVLQKLKADAEDRLGEKITEAVITVPAYFDDSQRKATKEAGEIAGLNVRRIINEPTAAALAYGFNKKQDEKIAVYDLGGGTFDISILEVAADTVEVRSTNGDTHLGGDDFDQKVIHWILDEFKKQEGIDLSKDPLALQRIKESAEKAKIELSTAQDTEINQPFITSDASGPKHLVMKLTRAKLEELVHDLVVATLAPVKQALKDADMSAKDINEVVMVGGMTRMPLVLKTVEEFFGKKPDISVNPDEVVAIGAAIQGGVLEGSVKDVLLLDVTPLTLGIETLGGMRTPIIDANSTVPISQSKVFSTAADSQPSVEIHVLQGERETAADNKSLGRFILDGIPPAPRGVPQIEVAFDIDANGILSVTAKDKATNKTQSIRIESSTGLSKEEVERMKKDAELHAEEDKRKKELVEARNMADSLVYTTEKAIRDAGDKVTADEKKPVEDAIAELNKVKNGDDLEAIRKASQAVSESAQKIGEKLYKAAQESETPPAPGQGEPPKTEGTPESPKDAEVEDGK, encoded by the coding sequence ATGGCAAAGATACTTGGTATCGATCTCGGGACGACGAATTCGGCGATGGCGTTTGTTGAAGGCGGAAGCCCGACGATCGTAGAAAATAAAGAGGGAAATCGCACGACGCCATCGATGGTTGCCGTGTCGAAGACAGGCGAGCGGCTTGTGGGACTTCTCGCGAAGCGACAGGCGGTGACGAATCCGGAGAATACGCTCTTCTCGATCAAGAGACTCATCGGGCGACGCTTCGATGACGAGGAAGTGGAACGCGATAAGAAAACGCTTCCGTATAAAATCGTAAAAGCGGGCGAGGGCGTGAAAGTGGTGATGGGTAGCAAAGAATACTCGCCGCAGGAAATCTCGGCGATGGTATTGCAGAAATTGAAGGCGGATGCCGAGGATCGCTTGGGCGAAAAAATCACCGAGGCGGTTATCACGGTGCCGGCGTATTTCGATGACTCGCAGCGCAAAGCGACGAAGGAAGCGGGAGAAATCGCGGGTCTCAATGTGCGGCGGATTATCAATGAACCGACTGCGGCAGCTTTGGCTTATGGCTTCAACAAGAAGCAAGATGAGAAAATCGCTGTGTATGACTTGGGCGGGGGAACATTCGATATCTCTATTCTCGAAGTGGCAGCGGATACGGTTGAGGTGCGTTCGACGAACGGTGACACGCACTTGGGCGGTGACGACTTCGATCAGAAGGTGATTCATTGGATACTCGACGAATTCAAAAAGCAGGAAGGTATCGATCTCTCCAAAGATCCTTTGGCACTCCAGCGCATCAAGGAGTCGGCAGAGAAGGCAAAGATCGAGCTCTCGACGGCGCAGGATACCGAAATCAATCAGCCGTTTATTACAAGCGATGCCTCGGGACCGAAGCACTTGGTGATGAAGTTGACGCGAGCGAAGCTCGAAGAACTCGTGCATGATCTCGTGGTGGCGACGCTTGCGCCGGTGAAGCAGGCGCTCAAAGATGCTGACATGAGCGCGAAGGATATCAATGAGGTAGTGATGGTCGGGGGTATGACGCGCATGCCGCTTGTCCTTAAGACCGTCGAAGAGTTCTTCGGCAAGAAGCCGGATATCTCCGTGAACCCCGACGAAGTTGTGGCGATCGGTGCTGCGATCCAGGGGGGCGTGCTCGAGGGGTCAGTGAAAGACGTGCTTCTGCTTGATGTGACGCCACTCACCTTGGGCATCGAAACCTTGGGCGGTATGCGGACACCGATCATCGATGCAAACTCAACCGTGCCTATTTCGCAGTCAAAGGTATTCTCGACGGCGGCGGACAGTCAACCGTCGGTCGAAATACACGTACTCCAGGGCGAGCGCGAGACGGCGGCGGACAACAAATCGCTCGGGCGGTTTATTTTGGATGGTATTCCGCCGGCGCCACGCGGCGTGCCGCAGATCGAAGTCGCATTTGATATCGATGCAAACGGTATTCTCTCGGTGACCGCGAAGGACAAAGCGACGAACAAGACGCAGTCTATCCGCATCGAATCTTCAACCGGATTGTCCAAAGAGGAGGTCGAGCGTATGAAGAAAGACGCTGAGCTTCATGCTGAAGAAGACAAGCGGAAGAAGGAACTGGTCGAAGCGCGCAATATGGCGGACAGTCTCGTCTACACAACCGAGAAAGCGATCCGCGATGCCGGCGACAAAGTGACGGCGGATGAAAAGAAACCAGTGGAAGACGCGATTGCCGAGCTCAACAAGGTGAAGAATGGCGATGATCTTGAAGCGATCCGGAAGGCATCGCAGGCGGTCTCCGAATCCGCACAGAAAATCGGCGAGAAACTCTACAAAGCCGCGCAGGAATCGGAAACGCCTCCCGCACCGGGGCAGGGCGAGCCGCCGAAAACCGAAGGCACTCCCGAATCTCCGAAAGACGCAGAGGTGGAGGATGGGAAGTAG
- a CDS encoding Hsp20/alpha crystallin family protein, which translates to MTRSIIHWSPMRDIDRFFDEDMWAHGFAPAVDVRQDKDNVIVDFQLPNIDSEKVNITIENDVLTVSGSSEERHEVKREDYYRKEISRGEFSRSIILPMKVEGDKAAASYEKGILTITAPKAEEMKPKKIAVTVK; encoded by the coding sequence ATGACACGAAGCATTATTCATTGGTCACCGATGCGCGATATCGATCGTTTCTTCGATGAGGATATGTGGGCGCACGGTTTTGCTCCGGCGGTAGATGTCCGTCAGGACAAAGACAATGTGATCGTGGACTTTCAACTTCCGAATATCGATTCGGAGAAGGTAAACATCACTATTGAGAACGACGTGCTCACGGTTTCGGGATCAAGCGAGGAGCGGCACGAAGTGAAGCGCGAAGACTATTACCGCAAGGAAATTAGTCGCGGCGAATTCTCCCGGTCTATCATCCTCCCGATGAAGGTGGAAGGTGACAAGGCGGCGGCATCGTATGAGAAGGGTATTCTCACGATTACCGCGCCGAAGGCGGAAGAGATGAAGCCGAAGAAGATTGCGGTCACGGTGAAGTAA
- the grpE gene encoding nucleotide exchange factor GrpE: METKVVDGKFIVDEKGHELFQISQKIVVYDPEKKVFLMLKIADIESFFVQKYGVWDFPGGRVDVAESLEDSLSRELGEEIGFDVDESLKQSGVFLAEYRKKRVLTLGYTVQMSSSQDITLSSEHSEYRWVTAEEVAQNDEFGSMAKYFISAAVERLKEREYLNDVKRISADFENYRRRQEERMRELSAMSSERFALDIIPVIDNFRMAAQHVPEAEKENAWMTGITYIGKQLEEALATNGISAFEVKEGDTFDPHVHEAVSREEGESAEEGKVAKMLQMGYKSGSRVIRPAKVVVR, encoded by the coding sequence ATGGAAACAAAAGTTGTTGATGGAAAATTTATAGTAGATGAGAAAGGACATGAACTCTTTCAGATATCGCAAAAGATAGTGGTGTATGATCCTGAGAAGAAAGTGTTCTTGATGTTGAAGATTGCCGATATAGAAAGTTTCTTCGTTCAAAAGTACGGTGTGTGGGATTTTCCCGGCGGTCGGGTGGATGTTGCGGAAAGTCTTGAAGACTCTTTGTCTCGAGAACTTGGAGAAGAGATTGGCTTTGATGTTGATGAGAGCTTGAAACAATCTGGGGTTTTCTTAGCTGAATATAGAAAGAAACGCGTGTTGACTCTCGGATATACAGTGCAAATGTCTTCTTCGCAGGATATTACGCTGAGCTCGGAACACAGTGAGTATCGATGGGTGACAGCGGAAGAAGTTGCTCAGAATGATGAGTTTGGCAGCATGGCAAAGTATTTTATATCGGCAGCTGTCGAACGACTCAAAGAGCGGGAATATTTGAATGATGTGAAGCGGATTTCGGCGGATTTTGAGAATTATCGGCGGCGGCAGGAAGAGCGGATGAGAGAATTGTCGGCGATGAGTTCGGAGCGATTTGCGCTCGATATTATTCCGGTGATCGACAACTTTCGCATGGCAGCGCAGCATGTGCCGGAAGCGGAGAAGGAGAATGCATGGATGACGGGTATTACCTATATCGGAAAGCAACTCGAAGAAGCGCTTGCGACGAATGGCATCTCGGCATTCGAAGTGAAGGAAGGCGATACCTTTGATCCGCATGTGCATGAAGCTGTAAGTCGAGAAGAAGGCGAATCAGCGGAAGAGGGCAAGGTGGCGAAGATGCTCCAGATGGGATACAAGAGTGGCTCGAGAGTGATTCGTCCGGCAAAGGTAGTGGTGAGATAG
- the yidD gene encoding membrane protein insertion efficiency factor YidD, translated as MKQWLSFFIRIYQKTLSLDHGLLGKIVPIRVCRFYPSCSEYARQAVERSGVLRGGYLSLRRFLRCHPWHPGGYDPPPEPKSMN; from the coding sequence ATGAAACAATGGCTCTCCTTTTTCATTCGGATATATCAAAAAACGCTTTCGCTGGACCATGGGCTTTTGGGGAAAATCGTGCCGATTCGCGTTTGTCGATTTTATCCGTCGTGCTCGGAATACGCGCGGCAAGCTGTCGAACGGTCCGGTGTTCTCCGCGGCGGGTATCTTTCACTTCGCCGATTCCTACGATGCCACCCCTGGCACCCGGGCGGCTATGACCCGCCTCCAGAGCCAAAAAGTATGAATTAG
- a CDS encoding magnesium transporter CorA family protein has translation MKTVSFGKISWVDMPNPGPEDILHLQEDFNIHPIAIEEFSTPTYQPKAINFDNCLFLSVHIPLFDAKNRTTYPGEMDIILTSTHLITGHRDDMFQVTDFFDALEKNEGKRRLHMDKTPAHLMYHILDLLMNSCFPRLDHIARNLDAIEDNVFNGKEKEMVFEISVVKRDILNFRRTLKPQRSIIESIFQKQSPFIPEGLTMYFQDLIGTNIRLWNILENNKEIIESLEATNNSLLSNKLDLTMKVLTIFSAIMLPMTVYSNVLAMSASIPFANSPYAFWIHVGIMFCISLITIVIFRAKKWF, from the coding sequence ATGAAAACGGTTTCCTTTGGAAAAATTTCATGGGTCGACATGCCAAACCCCGGACCCGAAGACATTTTGCATTTGCAAGAGGATTTCAATATCCATCCGATAGCGATCGAGGAATTTTCAACGCCCACCTACCAGCCCAAAGCGATCAACTTCGACAATTGTCTGTTTCTTTCGGTGCATATTCCTCTCTTCGATGCCAAGAATCGCACCACCTATCCGGGCGAAATGGACATCATTCTCACCAGCACGCATCTCATCACCGGACATCGGGACGATATGTTCCAAGTGACCGATTTCTTCGACGCGCTCGAGAAGAACGAGGGCAAGCGTCGACTCCACATGGACAAGACGCCAGCACACCTCATGTACCACATCCTCGATCTGCTCATGAATTCATGCTTCCCTCGCCTCGACCATATCGCACGCAATCTCGACGCTATCGAAGACAATGTCTTCAACGGCAAAGAGAAAGAAATGGTTTTTGAGATCTCTGTCGTAAAGCGCGACATCCTGAATTTTCGACGAACACTGAAACCGCAACGATCTATCATCGAATCCATATTCCAGAAACAAAGTCCCTTCATCCCAGAGGGACTCACCATGTATTTCCAGGACCTCATCGGCACAAATATTCGTCTGTGGAACATTCTTGAGAACAACAAAGAAATTATCGAGTCGCTCGAAGCTACCAACAATTCCCTCCTCTCAAACAAACTCGATCTCACCATGAAAGTGCTCACGATTTTCTCGGCTATCATGCTCCCGATGACCGTCTATTCAAACGTGCTCGCCATGAGTGCGAGCATCCCCTTTGCCAACAGCCCGTACGCTTTTTGGATACACGTCGGCATCATGTTCTGCATTTCACTCATTACTATCGTCATTTTCCGTGCTAAGAAGTGGTTTTAA
- a CDS encoding FAD:protein FMN transferase — protein MTPNHPNTKEALLSTTRLFRAMGTETYLEIVHRKGEERKAEQTLASTVKGCFEKIRIFNRFDPESELSEFNRHLGKFRNASPDMLALALHTLSFHKESNELFDPRILSILKHIGYDADFSKMPASLPVLEKLFSPRTAPLRSELSVWGEMIRFEAPMDFSGIAKGYILDKMAERIRQDDWSNFLVDSGGDMVACGTNRAREKWRISVENIPEESALFEMTNQAIATSGITRKHWVSSRGKHYHHLIHPKHPNNFSFNLLSVTAISTSAERADFLAKTLFLMGIKDGFSYASKHSIPALFVQAKAKNPTTNPWIMTPKIKPFLAKQ, from the coding sequence ATGACTCCGAATCACCCAAACACGAAGGAGGCACTTCTCTCAACGACCCGTCTCTTTCGCGCTATGGGAACGGAGACATACCTCGAAATAGTCCACCGAAAAGGCGAGGAAAGGAAGGCCGAACAAACCCTGGCAAGCACAGTAAAGGGCTGTTTTGAAAAGATACGGATTTTCAATCGCTTCGATCCCGAAAGCGAACTCTCGGAATTCAATCGTCATCTCGGGAAATTCCGAAATGCCTCGCCGGATATGCTCGCTCTCGCACTTCACACTCTCTCGTTCCATAAAGAAAGCAACGAACTCTTCGATCCGCGCATCCTGTCAATTCTCAAGCATATCGGGTATGATGCGGATTTCTCCAAGATGCCTGCAAGCCTGCCTGTACTGGAAAAGTTATTCTCTCCTCGGACAGCGCCTCTGAGAAGCGAGCTTTCTGTATGGGGTGAAATGATACGATTCGAGGCGCCGATGGACTTTTCCGGAATAGCCAAAGGGTATATTCTGGACAAAATGGCCGAGCGGATACGGCAAGACGACTGGTCAAACTTTCTCGTTGACTCCGGCGGCGATATGGTGGCATGTGGCACGAATCGCGCGAGAGAAAAGTGGCGCATCAGTGTCGAGAACATACCTGAAGAGTCCGCTCTTTTTGAAATGACAAACCAGGCGATTGCCACCTCAGGCATCACCAGAAAACACTGGGTGTCTTCCCGAGGAAAACACTATCACCATCTCATTCATCCAAAACACCCGAACAATTTTTCATTCAATCTTCTGTCAGTCACCGCAATCTCAACATCTGCCGAGCGTGCCGATTTTCTCGCCAAGACGCTGTTTCTCATGGGAATTAAAGACGGTTTTTCTTATGCAAGCAAACATTCCATCCCCGCACTCTTCGTTCAAGCAAAAGCCAAAAACCCAACAACCAATCCTTGGATCATGACCCCGAAGATAAAACCATTCCTCGCCAAACAATAA